In Vigna angularis cultivar LongXiaoDou No.4 chromosome 8, ASM1680809v1, whole genome shotgun sequence, one DNA window encodes the following:
- the LOC108345308 gene encoding transcription factor bHLH36 isoform X2, producing the protein MDENKKWMHKETERQRRQEMGKLCNNLRSLLPLEYIKGKRSTSDHVHEAMNYINHLQDKVKQLQEKRDALLKVSNNLSSIENESSSATHLPPLVLVHPFPGGLEIICSHSFRKSAFPMSRLLDILHKEGLNVVNTTSIRRDGRFIHTIQSEDPNHSNMIDTDYSELQIKITEALSSSSLQETLPEPENC; encoded by the exons ATGGATGAAAACAAGAAGTGGATGCATAAGGAAACTGAAAGACAAAGAAGGCAAGAGATGGGAAAACTCTGCAACAACCTCAGATCGCTTCTGCCTTTAGAGTATATTAAG GGAAAGCGTTCAACCTCAGATCATGTGCATGAGGCTATGAATTACATCAACCACCTTCAAGATAAGGTAAAGCAATTGCAAGAAAAGAGGGATGCGTTGTTGAAGGTGTCTAATAATTTGAGTAGCATTGAGAATGAAAGCTCTTCTGCCACTCATCTTCCACCTTTGGTTCTTGTTCATCCTTTCCCTGGGGGCCTTGAGATTATTTGCAGTCATAGCTTCAGGAAAAGTGCGTTTCCCATGTCAAGATTATTGGACATTCTGCATAAAGAAGGACTTAACGTGGTCAACACTACTTCCATCAGAAGAGATGGTAGATTCATACATACCATACAATCAGAG GATCCCAATCATTCTAATATGATTGACACTGATTACTCTGAACTGCAAATAAAGATTACGGAGGCATTATCATCTTCAA GTTTGCAAGAGACTTTGCCTGAACCTGAAAATTGCTAA